One Shewanella sp. MR-4 DNA window includes the following coding sequences:
- a CDS encoding putative bifunctional diguanylate cyclase/phosphodiesterase yields the protein MHIGNKILVFIAGFCLPAVVLVSYCLGYWFDHRVELLRQDNIQHELTNVQQQFLIDIDRLSFLTQIYASPLSRVDGELLQSIESSWLESAMSANLHWFILQAGQLQSVLANTSSLALSTQQEIADAVLAANKPKVAGAYLAGDTGLVVTAVAVAPEEYVLLVRQISAQDLLEYAQAPLVTQVLMSRSNTTVAKDYLSFVPIPSLLNNAPLYLQVQFSTDPLQEVKLDLDWVSVGIILLGVLIVALGYIWLRTGLLKPFQSMMQQLALVDPMASVYRPVSGEGNAELEVLASRVNSLLARIYQQKERGKTTLESIAEAVILTDIDAKVIYMNPKAESLLDVASCYAVGQSLASLLKAGEQLNQAVFQCMRLGETTPQVAKIKLLTATPRIIERSISNVLNHDKEITGTVVVLRDITQEELLKRQLQKRANFDGITGLLNRQAFEEQLPQFAGQAKRLAVCYLDLEQFKLINDSCGHTAGDRMLAMVARAIQSCLGPQALLARLGGDEFGLVICDSTALAVAQQLKQIIAQVSLQVLHDKNCNYKVGLSIGVAFGRAPYINALELLKDADIACIAAKAKGTNQIHFYDDKDKELTYQRNAPKWAVRIAQAIEENELLLYYQPIRGLGASSKRQRMEILLRIQEPCGRILAPAQFIAAAERFKLMPEIDKEVIRKAFLWLSLNPQLWPDHCISINLSGNSLGAEGMVEYIAQQQHIFDIPSQCVCFEITETTAIQNRHRGMEMLRQLRKLGFSFALDDFGSGFASYGYLRELPVDYVKIDGCFVKNLAVNAKDYAIVKSIQDVCRVMGIETVAEFVENQDIIDRLQVIGINYAQGYAIGRPQPLTSYCEPFAVPQAQRA from the coding sequence ATGCACATTGGCAACAAAATATTGGTATTTATTGCAGGATTCTGTCTACCAGCGGTTGTGCTTGTGTCCTATTGTCTTGGCTATTGGTTCGACCATAGGGTCGAGTTGCTGCGGCAGGACAATATCCAGCATGAACTCACAAACGTTCAACAGCAGTTTCTTATCGATATCGACCGTTTAAGTTTTCTCACCCAAATCTATGCCTCTCCGCTGTCTCGAGTCGATGGCGAACTGCTGCAATCGATAGAATCATCATGGCTTGAGAGTGCCATGTCCGCCAATCTGCATTGGTTTATTCTGCAAGCTGGACAGCTGCAGAGTGTCCTCGCTAATACTTCCAGCCTTGCATTATCGACCCAACAAGAGATTGCCGATGCGGTGCTCGCCGCCAATAAACCAAAGGTTGCAGGGGCTTATCTTGCCGGAGATACAGGCTTAGTCGTCACCGCGGTTGCCGTCGCGCCCGAGGAATACGTGCTCTTGGTGCGGCAGATATCGGCGCAGGATTTATTGGAATATGCCCAAGCACCATTAGTCACTCAGGTGTTGATGAGCCGCAGCAACACCACGGTTGCTAAAGATTACCTCAGCTTTGTGCCCATCCCGAGTTTATTGAATAACGCGCCATTGTATCTGCAGGTGCAGTTTTCTACTGATCCCTTGCAGGAGGTCAAGCTCGATCTCGATTGGGTTTCAGTCGGCATTATTTTACTCGGTGTATTAATTGTTGCGCTGGGCTACATTTGGCTCCGAACTGGTCTTTTAAAGCCGTTTCAGAGCATGATGCAGCAGTTGGCATTGGTCGATCCTATGGCAAGCGTTTATCGGCCTGTGAGCGGCGAAGGTAACGCCGAGTTAGAAGTGCTGGCAAGCCGTGTAAACAGCTTACTTGCTCGCATATATCAGCAGAAAGAACGCGGTAAAACTACTCTAGAATCGATTGCCGAGGCGGTGATCCTGACCGATATCGATGCCAAAGTGATCTACATGAATCCCAAGGCCGAGTCCTTGCTCGATGTTGCCAGTTGTTATGCCGTTGGCCAGAGCCTAGCATCGTTATTAAAAGCGGGGGAGCAATTAAATCAAGCGGTATTCCAGTGTATGCGCCTAGGTGAGACTACGCCTCAAGTCGCTAAAATCAAGTTATTAACCGCAACACCACGGATTATCGAACGCAGCATTAGTAACGTGTTGAACCACGATAAAGAGATTACCGGCACTGTGGTGGTGCTGCGAGATATTACCCAAGAAGAGCTGCTCAAGCGTCAGCTACAAAAACGCGCCAACTTCGATGGCATTACCGGCTTGCTTAATCGGCAAGCCTTTGAAGAGCAGTTACCGCAGTTCGCTGGTCAGGCTAAGCGCTTAGCCGTGTGTTATCTGGATTTAGAGCAGTTTAAGCTGATAAACGATAGTTGTGGTCATACCGCTGGCGACCGCATGTTGGCCATGGTGGCGCGGGCGATTCAATCCTGTCTGGGGCCGCAGGCATTATTAGCCCGTTTAGGTGGCGATGAATTTGGCTTGGTCATTTGCGACAGCACTGCCTTGGCTGTGGCGCAGCAGCTAAAACAAATTATCGCTCAGGTATCGCTGCAAGTGCTGCATGATAAAAACTGTAACTATAAAGTCGGTTTGAGTATCGGTGTCGCCTTTGGACGAGCGCCCTATATCAATGCGTTAGAGCTACTCAAGGATGCGGATATTGCTTGTATCGCCGCCAAAGCCAAGGGCACAAACCAAATCCATTTTTATGATGATAAAGATAAAGAGCTTACCTACCAGCGCAATGCCCCAAAATGGGCGGTGCGTATCGCGCAAGCGATTGAAGAAAATGAACTCCTGCTCTACTACCAACCGATCCGCGGTTTAGGGGCGAGTTCTAAACGGCAACGGATGGAAATCCTGCTCAGGATCCAAGAACCCTGCGGCCGTATTTTGGCTCCAGCGCAGTTTATTGCCGCTGCTGAGCGCTTTAAGTTGATGCCTGAAATCGATAAAGAAGTGATACGTAAAGCTTTTTTATGGCTATCCTTAAATCCTCAGCTTTGGCCGGATCACTGTATTTCAATCAACCTTTCAGGCAATAGCTTAGGCGCCGAAGGCATGGTGGAATATATCGCTCAGCAGCAACATATTTTCGATATTCCGAGCCAGTGTGTTTGCTTTGAAATCACCGAAACCACGGCGATTCAAAATCGCCACCGCGGCATGGAGATGCTTAGGCAGCTGCGTAAACTCGGGTTTTCCTTTGCATTGGATGATTTTGGAAGCGGCTTTGCGTCCTATGGTTATCTGCGGGAGCTACCAGTGGACTATGTCAAAATTGATGGTTGCTTTGTGAAAAACCTTGCGGTTAATGCCAAGGATTATGCCATCGTCAAATCGATTCAGGACGTGTGCCGAGTGATGGGGATTGAGACCGTCGCCGAATTTGTGGAAAACCAAGATATTATCGATAGATTACAGGTGATTGGTATTAACTATGCTCAAGGTTATGCGATAGGACGGCCGCAACCTTTGACCAGTTATTGCGAACCGTTTGCAGTACCGCAAGCACAACGCGCATAA